The genomic stretch gacacaatgcactgcgtacaataatggctgaatgaggattctgtatgttcttaattcaatgctaCAAAATAAACCCCAACTCAGAACGTTGCATTTCCTTAATTTTTGAACTCTAGTGCAGACAGTGCCAACCATGTGTCAAGCTAAGCTGATCGGCCCTGAGAAACGACCAACACCTCTGGTGTAAAGGCAAAAAGAGTAGTGATTTTAATGACGTATTTATAGGAAAATCctatctgtttatttttatgttgtctATGCACCACAGATTAAAGATCTTTGCAATTGCACGGTGGCCATCTTGAAAAGTTCACTTTGTTTTTGCGATTGGCGGTTCGTATTGATAAATTGCGAAAGTAAAAGCATTGCTTTGAAGAATTGGATactacaatttacattttaaaactgGTGTTAAACTGTTTTGAACAATGAATAACCCAGTTAAGTTTGAAGACCTTTTTGAGTACATcaaagttagtgaagatgaagATGATTGTAATGCCGTAGAGATACCTTGTGAAGTTGATGGGACTCTTTTGATATCCACTTTGGTGGCTCAATTCCCTGGAGCATGTGGATTAAAATATCGACATCGGGAAACCAAAACGATACGCGGTATCCGTCTCAGTGATGGCAAACTGCATCCGCCGAGTGAAGCAGGATGgggtaaatatttatatatttgcgtATTCCCGAAGGAAAATAAGCGGAAGATGGAAGATGTGTCACCTGAAAACTCTGCAGCAAAGACCAAACGCTTAGAAAAGAAGCTCACTTGCTCAGACTTAATTTGCCTGGGACTGCCTTGGAAGTCGACTGAAGAAtccttaaaacaatattttgagcAGTTTGGTGAGGTAGTAATGGTTCAGTTGAAACGAGATAAAAACGGTGCCTTTAAAGGCTTTGGATTCATACGCTTTGCTACGTACGCTTCGCAAATGCGAGCTTTGGCCCAGAGGCATAATATTGATGGCAGATGGGTTGATGTCCGCATTCCTAACTCTAAAGAAGGAGTAGTTCCACAGATGCCTTGCAAAGTTTTCGTTGGCAGGTGTACTGAAGATATGACCGCGGATGATCTTCGTGAATACTTCTCTAGATTTGGAGAAGTAACAGATGTATTTGTTCCACGGCCATTTAGAGCTTTTGGTTTTGTAACTTTCCTAGACCCTGAAGTGGCACAGAGTCTCTGTGGTGAAGACCATGTTATCAAAGGTGCATCAGTTTCTGTATCTAGTGCTGCACCAAAAATCAAAAGCAAGTCCAATCCAAATTGGAAGGATGATTCTTACAGTTCTAACAATTGGGATGGTAATCGTTCTGGACCTTCTGGTGGATCTAATGGCAATGGAAACAGTAACAATATTGATACATTGAACATGCAAAACTTGGGAATAAACCCTAATGGTGGTCCACCAGCTAACTTCAATTTGCCTATAAGCCTTGTCGCTGCAGCTCTCAACCAAGCTGGATGGGGTGGATTCTTGGGAGGGCAGGGGGGTTCAGGTCCAAATAATTGGCAAGGTGGCCCCCCACAAGGTAGTTCAGGTAAAAATTGGAACAGTAACCAAAATTGGGGACAAAATGGACCACCTCCAGCATGGAATCAGGGTAACAATCCCAATTGGAATGGTGGGAAAAATGGTAACTGGAACCAAGGGAATTGGCCGAGTGGACAAGGTTGGGGTGGTAATGGTGGGGGTGGTTCTGCTGGGTCTGGTGGTGGATGGAACAAATCTCAAACATGAGGTGAACATAGCTGTTTATACCAGAAATGTTTGTGAGAGAAGTTTTAAGTAAGTTTTATGGttattagtttcatatttaTGTACAGATTGTCTATAACAGAAATGTAAGCTTAAGTTAATTGTATTAGATCTAAGTCTACTATCTTGAGTGTAAAATGTGATTTGGTATGATGTGTGagatattgatttaataaagtATGTACTCTGCGAGGGATGTTTCAATTGTGTTTGGGTGGGTTTTGTTCTATTGAAGTATGATAGAATCAAGGGTGAATAGTaagtagtaattttttaaatggttGAATGCATTGATCTCAATTCTTTGTGAATTGGGCATGAATGTATCTTGTATTTGGTGTGAGACATAACATTTACTGTAAAAGGTTATAAAGAAGCAGATTCCTTGGTGTCTTGTGTGTGGACAAAAAATGGCTGCAGTGTTCCTGGAATTAGATACTGCCGTCTGAGTGCACCCACCTCAAAGTGGTGAGTGAGTTGTAGAAATGGTATGCCCTGTGATGTTTATTTGTGCATATGAGggaaatgatttatttttgtagCAGTAGAAATTCTTAATGTTGTAATAattgaaaagtttttaaattgatatcgaaattttaataaaagtaatgcAAAAGCTTTCACAAAGTTTGTTTATGGTTTGTTTTCTATTTCACAAAAGAAATATCAACAgttaatcaatattatatttttcagctGCTCTCAGAGATTTCAATTGAGATGAAAATTGCTTAGTTCAGTAAAAGGTATGCAGAGTTTGCCAGTTGAAAGTTTgaggtatgtacttttattttatttccattaaTTTTAGTCACTAACTGTTTAGCTGCATGGTTGACTTATtggtacaatatttatttattttagacaaaACTACATaacatgatatttttatcatattcaaAGACCACACTTAAACTTATTGTGATAATTTGTCTAATAACTATAAAGTATCATGcctaaaacatttttgttgatATAATAACTTACTCTTGAATATGATGATGGTTGGCATAACTACCTCTAGCTAGAACCACTAGCTAGAAGAAAAATCTATGTTATGTAAATAGCAGCAATAAAATCCATTATCACAACTTGTTGGGTGCTTATATGTGATTTGATTAAGgaagtaatatttataagttgAAACTAACGGAATGGAACTGCACTGCAGGGAAAAAACTATTTAGATAcctcaaaaaaaattatcccattTCATAGATTGTTGTATGAAAATTACAAGCAACCATTGTCCAATAAGAAAGTCTGTCTTTAgctaaactaaatattaaataatggtttgtaaaaaagttttattggtctttttttttacagattagGAGACATGAATGATTGATCAACGAAGATTGAGCAGAGAAGATTAGAATTATTTTGTtggctattttttattaaaaaagtcttgtttaattaaaattttatatttacacatGAATGCATATTCA from Pararge aegeria chromosome 4, ilParAegt1.1, whole genome shotgun sequence encodes the following:
- the LOC120623245 gene encoding TAR DNA-binding protein 43-like: MNNPVKFEDLFEYIKVSEDEDDCNAVEIPCEVDGTLLISTLVAQFPGACGLKYRHRETKTIRGIRLSDGKLHPPSEAGWGKYLYICVFPKENKRKMEDVSPENSAAKTKRLEKKLTCSDLICLGLPWKSTEESLKQYFEQFGEVVMVQLKRDKNGAFKGFGFIRFATYASQMRALAQRHNIDGRWVDVRIPNSKEGVVPQMPCKVFVGRCTEDMTADDLREYFSRFGEVTDVFVPRPFRAFGFVTFLDPEVAQSLCGEDHVIKGASVSVSSAAPKIKSKSNPNWKDDSYSSNNWDGNRSGPSGGSNGNGNSNNIDTLNMQNLGINPNGGPPANFNLPISLVAAALNQAGWGGFLGGQGGSGPNNWQGGPPQGSSGKNWNSNQNWGQNGPPPAWNQGNNPNWNGGKNGNWNQGNWPSGQGWGGNGGGGSAGSGGGWNKSQT